From the Salvia miltiorrhiza cultivar Shanhuang (shh) unplaced genomic scaffold, IMPLAD_Smil_shh fragScaff_scaffold_141_1, whole genome shotgun sequence genome, one window contains:
- the LOC131002487 gene encoding uncharacterized protein LOC131002487 — MSHPKMNLLPEKDSYETYLKMREKKKASGRGKKGGSGSEPVSESDVQVVELSGRSKRKKKATPFEVPDYSDGSIHLTLPSGTSAQTDYDSCADHFERLLLEDDRTRMLKVGVVDSASTIARLAFQGYQYTLFMKEQLVEAADQLKVALREQDALRKELEEEKGRYETAEKELRDELSLKSHLISTLQSKIGQLEATLKVREEELQFSHLQTVVLTRGEMMKEFKEGKAGSWNVEKGIHEMEDVLRDRAEGVGVVDATTDGEGDGGDD, encoded by the exons ATGTCGCACCCTAAGATGAATCTTCTTCCAGAAAAGGATAGCTATGAAACTTACTTGAAGATGCGGGAGAAGAAGAAAGCATCCGGCAGGGGCAAGAAGGGTGGTTCGGGTAGTGAGCCCGTTAGTGAATCCGACGTCCAAGTAGTCGAACTGTCGGGGCGGtcaaagaggaagaagaaagcAACGCCTTTTGAAGTCCCGGACTACTCCGATGGCTCTATCCATCTCACACTTCCTAGTGGGACTTCAGCTCAGACCGACTATGATTCGTGTGCGGATCATTTTGAGCGTCTGTTGCTAGAGGACGACCGCACTAGGATGTTGAAGGTTGGCGTGGTTGATTCTGCCAGCACTATCGCCCGTCTTGCGTTTCAG GGCTATCAGTATACTCTGTTCATGAAGGAGCAGCTAGTAGAGGCGGCTGACCAGCTCAAGGTAGCTCTGAGAGAGCAAGACGCCCTTCGGAAGGAACTCGAGGAAGAGAAGGGTCGTTATGAAACGGCAGAGAAGGAGCTGAGGGATGAGCTATCCTTGAAGAGTCACCTGATTTCTACCCTTCAGTCTAAGATAGGGCAATTGGAGGCGACTTTGAAGGTCCGAGAGGAGGAGCTTCAGTTTAGCCATCTTCAGACGGTCGTTCTTACCCGTGGTGAGATGATGAAGGAGTTCAAGGAAGGGAAAGCGGGTTCCTGGAACGTAGAGAAAGGCATACATGAGATGGAGGATGTGCTACGTGACAGAGCTGAAGGAGTGGGAGTGGTTGATGCCACTACTGACGGCGAGGGCGACGGGGGCGATGACTAG